In Anticarsia gemmatalis isolate Benzon Research Colony breed Stoneville strain chromosome 4, ilAntGemm2 primary, whole genome shotgun sequence, one DNA window encodes the following:
- the LOC142972672 gene encoding protein Asterix yields MQINSDPRRADRERRFKPPPPTSAPAEDLTTDYMNILGMVFSMCGLMMRLKWCAWTAVFCSSISFANSRVSDDTKQIVSSFMLSISAVVMSYLQNPAPMSPPWAALTT; encoded by the exons ATGCAAATAAACTCAGACCCACGTCGTGCAGACAGGGAGCGTCGCTTTAAACCGCCGCCGCCTACGTCAGCACCAGCAGAAGACCTTACAACAGATTATATGAACATCTTAG GTATGGTGTTCTCTATGTGTGGTCTCATGATGCGCCTGAAATGGTGTGCTTGGACCGCTGTCTTCTGTTCCAGCATTAGTTTTGCTAACTCCAGAGTTTCAGATGATACAAAACAG attgTAAGCTCTTTTATGCTGTCAATATCTGCTGTTGTCATGTCCTATCTACAAAATCCTGCTCCAATGTCTCCACCATGGGCCGCCCTTACAACATAG